A single Crateriforma conspicua DNA region contains:
- a CDS encoding tetratricopeptide repeat protein, translating to MNSERRHELQENELANSLARFSKQIEPYSKWLLAGVIAVIALVFGLSFYSTTRTETRSDATLQLLQAGGSGDPEVFARVAEKYPDTAAAHWARLYTADQLMADGMAQLFEDREEALNLLGDAAESYGQALKAPAENTITSRTLRSRAHYGLARIAEAQGNVDEAIAEYKSVMEADESEAMTELAADRIEALESPATQDFLTWFGEQDFAPAEPSLPPALPDASELPESPDMELPDLGLGLETEEPTTDPADEATEEMTDAEPAEQTDTSAEDTAGDAAEAEATEPEAADSDATEPDAPEADVDAEADAQESETP from the coding sequence ATGAATAGCGAACGCCGGCACGAGCTGCAGGAAAACGAACTCGCCAACTCACTCGCTCGCTTCAGCAAACAGATCGAGCCCTATTCGAAGTGGCTGTTGGCCGGCGTGATCGCTGTCATCGCCCTGGTTTTCGGTCTGAGCTTCTACTCCACCACGCGGACCGAAACTCGCAGCGATGCGACGCTGCAATTGCTGCAAGCCGGCGGATCCGGGGACCCCGAAGTCTTCGCCCGCGTCGCCGAAAAATACCCCGACACCGCCGCGGCACACTGGGCGCGACTGTACACCGCCGACCAACTGATGGCGGACGGCATGGCCCAGTTGTTCGAAGACCGCGAAGAAGCCCTGAACCTGCTGGGCGACGCCGCCGAATCCTACGGACAAGCTTTGAAAGCCCCCGCGGAAAACACGATCACTTCGCGGACGTTGCGTTCACGAGCCCATTATGGGCTGGCCCGGATCGCCGAAGCACAAGGGAACGTCGACGAAGCCATCGCGGAATACAAGTCCGTGATGGAAGCCGATGAATCGGAAGCCATGACCGAATTGGCCGCCGACCGGATCGAAGCACTGGAGAGCCCGGCGACCCAAGACTTCTTGACCTGGTTCGGCGAACAAGACTTCGCCCCGGCCGAGCCTTCGCTGCCGCCCGCGTTGCCGGACGCCTCGGAATTGCCCGAGTCGCCCGACATGGAACTGCCCGATCTTGGCTTGGGATTGGAAACCGAAGAACCGACCACGGATCCGGCCGACGAAGCCACCGAAGAAATGACCGACGCTGAACCGGCCGAACAGACGGACACTTCCGCGGAAGACACAGCGGGCGACGCTGCCGAAGCAGAAGCCACCGAGCCGGAAGCCGCGGATTCGGATGCCACCGAGCCGGATGCACCCGAAGCCGACGTTGATGCCGAAGCCGATGCCCAGGAATCGGAAACGCCTTGA